The genomic DNA TGTGTTGAGTGCGCTAAAGAATAATAGGTGACTGTGTATCAAGAGCTGTTTTGAAACTAGTGCATCTTTATTTAATACTTTCATATGTGCATAAAACCTCAAATATATCTGTAATTTAACCTTCAACAGCAGTTTAATACACACAAAAGAAACATTTGGTTTTGTTTCAGTTTATTTTGAAAAATAGACAGTAAGATATATTAAGATAAAAGGAAAATATGCAAAAGTCAAAATTCCAACCCTCTATTTGATCATTACTAACAATGAAAAAGCATGACTGGGGCCATGAATGTTGGTTCTAGCCCATAATTTTACTAGGAAGTGGGTTCAACTCATCAGTCTGGGCCGAATTCAAACCCAGTACCAGAGGTGCTAACCCACTGCATCACTCAGCCCAGTGTTGTATAATTTTTATTACCTTTGCCAAGGTTCTGCTTTTCTTAAACTTCAGAACGTCCCCTTCTTCACTGAAGAATATGTGTTTATTTTTGGTAGCTGCTGGCTGATGCATGTCAAGACGTCTGGACAACTCAGCGACATTACGATAGTGTGCGTGTCCATGACTAAATTTTGAAATGCTGCATGTGAAGATTAAAGGAAAACACAAAGGCATCTAAGATTAATAATTCTTCTTGAGGGTGTTGTGCAGGGCAGGTGAACACTGCAACAGTCTTAGAACCTCTTGTACTTTCAGGGGGATTTAAATCTCTAAGCTACTGCTGTTGGAAACTAACTGTTTATTATTTTATGGCCAGAAATATGGATCATATTTCCTATATTTGTAACCATGCCAATTTATAAATGTGGGTATATCAATATCAATCACAAACTTTACTCCGTCATCAACGTTTATTTGGTTACAGAAAGAAAAGCAGAGATGAAAGAGAAGTAATATTTCTAGTGAAAGATTGTTAGGGACAAATCCAACGAGATCTTAAAGAAAATGTTCTTTCTGCATGCTTTTGCTGAGTTTCTTGTCATCTGACTCTTGCTTCCTCTTTTGCCAAGTCTGTTGGTGTCAGTGAAGGATTTGTGTGGTAtggtctctcattctttctcttggGACATATAGAAATTACAGGATGTCAGGTCTCTCCATGCCAACAGCTTATTAGCTAAGAAAGTTCAGTGTGAGGTTACTATGGAAATTGTAGCTTAACAAGAGCTGATGTAAGGTTGTGCCTGGCTATCTTTCAGCACATTGAAGGTTTGAAATGAGATGAGTTGATCCTTTAGTGGCTGGCTGACTATTACTTCCTGCTCACTCTGTAATTGTTCAAATAATCTGAATTTTAGTGAAGATCTAGAGGCCCCAATTTCTAGGTGTTTGTTGTTTCTCTAAGCTGATACTAACACAGGAAGGTTTTTTATTAAGATAAAATTACAGAGTTGATTGAACTAACTTCATTTTATCAATAACATAGATAATTGGAGTATTTTATCTCTTGCCTATTTAAATAGAATTGTAACATAGAAGCATCAAGTCCTACAtaagagaggtagggagagattTATGAGAGAAAGATAaagtagaatgagagagagagaactggggcAAAATAGAATAGAATTTAATTCATGCATGGGATATGAGGACCACTGGCAagatcaacatttattgcccatccttaattgccctccagagatggtggtgagtcaccttcttgaactatgCAATGATGTGAACAGTTTGGTGCAACTGGGTGGTttgctaggccgtttcagagggcagttaagagtcaaccacattgctgtggatctagagtcacctATAGGCCAGACTAGGCAAGGATGGCAATTtctttccataaaggacattagtgaaccagatggattttattttttacaacaatctagtagttacatggtcaccattactgatgccagctttacattccagatttatttaattaactgaattcaaattctctagCTAAAGTGGTGTGATTTCATCTCTGGTCTTAGGTTTGTGTTCATGTTTTTGGTCCAGTAGCATAGCCATTATGCTACCACTCCGAACAGTATATTGATTACCATAATATACATGATTCATGACTGGGTCCAAAATGATGGAAAACAACTTATTAAATAGTAcagaaattgagtattgctgaatatAGCTttaatagcatgtctctttttttctagcTTATTAAATGTCAAAAATGATTTTTCTCAGAATGGGCCATATTTCTAGAATTTCCAATGTTAATAAACACATCTAGAGGATCATGAGGGATAATAAGAACTCTTTGAGAACTACTCCAAACACAATACTGTTTAAAAGGTACTGCAGCTCTATGGGGAAGATATTCTAGGAGACTGACAAATGGTGATCCCCATTCTATGACATAGACAATAAAGGAGATCCCTTCTGGTTGATGTTATAGCTATCATTACAGGAGTTTGGAGAGCCAAAAAATAAACTGCCCTCAAAATTataacaatgttttttttttaaaagatatacATTGTTGAATTTGCTGAAAAATTGCCTTAAAAGCACACGTTTTTAATATTATTTTGTAATAATGTATATAAACACACAAATGTGGGCAAGTAGATTATCTATATTATTCCATTCATAATCAAATAGttcatttttatttccatttactTTTCAGTTATTTCTTTGTCAGGTAATAAAATTGATATTTGGCTGATCCATTCTTGTGCAGCTTCTTGTTAAGTCATTGTTCATCTCACAGTATTCTTACTTTTTACTTGCATGGTACTTGAAACCAAGAGCTGAGTAGGCATCTTCTACTGTCACAACTGGATTCTCTTCAGCATCAAGTTCATGACTAAAAAAGATAAGCATCAAAATTGACAAATAAAATTGCCAAAAAAGAACCCAAGCCTGCCAAATgaccatttaaaaaaagaaaagactcAGATTCAGATTTAATTTCCATAAACTCTAATTTAAAAAGATTTGAGAAGGGGAATCATAATTGCCTGTTTTTAAGGTTACATTGTCTATAAAAGTGATTCCTTTACTCACAGCAGGGGCCAGTTCCTGATTCCTATTTGCTGTAAAATTGTGAACGTTATAAAGAGCACGAATGCAATTTAATATTACCCTTTCACTGTGGTTTTGAGGATCTGAAAaattgcaaatttcaaaattggcAGAAGACACAAAACATGGAAGTACTGTGAACTGAGGGGGTAGTGGtagacttcaaaagtacatatttccacccttctctcatcttcacctggtccatctccaacacttcccttccttgacttctctgtctccatttctggcaaTAGGTTGTTCACTAATATTCAATACAAGCCCACCAACTGCCACAGCGACCTCAACTACACCTCCTGACACTCTACTTCCTGTAAGGAATATAGGCCAGAGTAGGTAAGGATAGAAAAATTTCTTTCcataaaggacatgagtgaaccagatggattttattatcttttttacaacaatccagtaGTTACACGGTCGCCAATTCTGAtgccagctttttattccagacttatttcattctcccagtttctgtctatgtcacatctgttctgatgatgttaccACCCACAACGGCACTTCCGACTTTTTTCCTCAGCCAAGGATTCCCCCTATCatggctgacagggccctcaacaatgTTTGACctaattccttccatcataaggtcagaagtgggaatgttcgctgatgactgcacaacgttcagcaccatacTCGACTCCTCACTTACTGaaacagtccgtgtccaaatgcagcaagacctggacaatatccaggcttgggctggcaagtgacaagtaacattcgcatcacacaagtgccaggcaacggcCATCacgaacaagagagaatccaagcattatcatcactgaatcccccagtatcaacatcctgggtgttgctattgaccagaaactgaactggactagccatataaatactgtggctacaagctaGGAATCGTGAaatgaggaactcacctcctgactccccaaagcctatccaccacctacaaggcacacgtcaggaatgtgatgaaatactccccacttgacttgatgagtgcagctccaacaacactcatgaagcttgacactgtccaggacaaagctgcctgcttgatggcactacatccacaaatatttactccttccatcactggcacacagtagcagcagtgtgtaccatttacaagatacactgcacgaattcatcaaggctccttcgacagcaccttccaaacccatgaccactaccatctagaaggacaagggctgcagatagatgggaaaaccaccacctagaagttcccctccaagtcattcaccatacTGATTTgtaaatatatcgctgctccttcaatgtcgctgggtcaaaatcttggtactctcttcctaacagcactgtgggtgtacctacaccacatgggctgcagtggttcaagaaagcagtttaccaccaccttctcaagtgcaactagggatgggcaataagtgctggcccagccagcaaagcccacatcctgtgaatgaataagaaaaaaaaagttcccacacttctgccctcaccccttcccctctctcccagaaccatgatagggctccccttgtcctcactttccagcCCATCAGCCCCCACATTCAAAGGGTTAAActtcaccatttccgccaactccagcatgatgccaccaccaaacacatcttcccccaccaccacccggtCGGCATTCCAATGGAACCATTCCCTCcacgacaccctggtccactcctttatcaccccccaacacctcatccccttcccacggcattTTCTCGTGCAAtcgcaggaggtgtaacaccggccccattacctcctccctcctcaatgCTCAAGACCCCatacactccttccaggtgaagcggCGATTTACTTATAcgtctttcaatttagtctagtgtattcgctgctcacaaagCGGTCTCCTCAACATTGagaagaccaaacgcagactgggtgaccactttgcaaaacaccttcgtTCAGTCATCAGGGAGAAAATAAGATACACTTACTATTATATATAATAAACATAATATTAATTAAGCTTATTAAAGGCTCATCAGTTATAGGTCTGCACCAGATAACATGGCTGTAAACCAAATTACTTCAGCAATTCTTAGTTAATCAATCTTCCCGAATAAATCTTCAATATCATCCTTTAATTTAAACAAAAATGTCAGCATTAATTTATGGCCACAGATTTACTGGTAAGGGTTCTCCATAATTAGTAAAGGAGAGGCTGTGATTGTTAAATGTTACCTTCATATTACAAGATCACTCAACCATGCTGTAAAATAGTTCAATTGTCCTGAGATATGTTGCTTCTCATGGTTTGTCAGATGATTGCATTACTATAAATAATCTCAAGTACATCAGAGACTGAAGAAATTTGGAGTGTGTTACCATATTTGCCAACAAAAAGAACTGCAGTGAAATCCACTTATACATGATTTAAGTATTAACATAATCTATGCGCACAGCATTTGCAATGAtgtagatgaattgacagcataAATAGAAGTAAAtaggtatgatctaattgccgttatggagacatggttggaggatgaccaaggctggaaactgAAGTTTAAGGGTTGTcggcatttaggaaggacaggcaaaaaggaaaagtagGTGGGGTCacgtggttaataaagcatgggatcagtacattagtgagagaggatctgaGATTCAAAgaccaagatgtagaatcagtttggatcgagctaagaaacagcaaagggcagcaaacTTTAGGCCACCAAATAGTAATGGTAATGTAGAGGCATGaagtaaatcaggaaattagaggtgcgtGCAACAAggaatacagtaatcatgggggacttcaatctacctctaaacctaattagcactgaTGCTGAGGAGGACACTTTCCTTGAATGTATACACGATAGTTTTCTAGAACAATGTTGGGGAACCAATTAgagaatgggctattttagatctagtattgtgcaatgggaAAGGACTACTtaatctcattgtaaaggagcctttagggaagactgaccataatatgataaaattTTACATGAAGTTTGAAAATGATGTAGTTCATGCTGGAAGTAGGGTCTTTAATCTAAAagaaaactatgaaggtatgaaggGCAAGTTGGCTGACATACACTGGGggactacattaaaaggtatgaccgTAGGTGGGCAATGGCTAGCTTTTAAATAATACAAGGTttgcaacaaatttacattcctttgtGGTGCAAAAAACCAGTaggaaaagtgatccaaccatggctaacaagttAAGGATTCTATCAGATCAAAGGAAGAGATATGGAAAGTTGCCAAAAAATGTAGTAAGCCTAAGGAttaggagcattttaaaattcaacAAAACAGAACCAAGAAGTTGACAAAGAGAAAACAGGATATAAAATTAAACTAGCGAGGATCATAAAAACaagctgtaaaagcttctatagctATGTAGAAAGGAAAGGGTtagtaaagacaaatgtgggtccattacaggcagagaatgGAGAATAGAAATTGGGTAAGAAGGAAATGGTAGAGAAACTAAACCAATATTTTGTGCCCGTCTTCATGAAGGAAGACACAAGAAACCTCCCTGAAATATTGGGGAGCCAAGAGATTAGTGAGATTGAGGAcctaaaagaaattagtattagaaaacaagtagtgctggagaaattaatggggctgaaagtCAATAAATCCCCTGGACATAATGAGATACATCCCAGACTGTTGAACAGGTGGCTGTAGAAAGCGTGGATGCATTGGgaatcatctttcaaaattctatagattgtGGAATGGTGCCTGGAGTTTTGAAGGTAGCAAACGTGACTCCACTTTTTAagaacgagggagagagaaaatagacctgtgagcctgacatcagtattagggaaaatgctagaatctattctaaaggatgtgataatggagcatttagaaaataattgtgagattgggcagaatcaacatgtatttatgaaagggaaattatgtttgacaaaccttttgggagttctttgaggacgtTACTaaaagaatagataagggagaaccattggacttggtgtatttggattttcagaaggctttcgctaaggtcccacacaggaggttaataAGCAAAATTAGGGCTCATGGAATTAGGGAAATATACTGGcaaggattgaggattggttaatggacagaaaacagcagGGATAAACAGAGCATTCTCAGTTGGGCAGGCTATTAgcggggtactgcaaggatcagtgcttggggccccagctatttacaatctatataaatgatttggatgtgggaatcaaatataatatttccacgtttgctgatggcacaaaacttggtgggaatgtgagttgtgaggaggatgcaacgAGGCTTCAATGAGATTTAGACAgactgagtgggcaagaacatggaagatgaaatattctgtggaaaaatgtgaagttaaccactttggtaggaaaatcagaaatgcagagtattttttaaatggggagagattgggaaacttGAAGTCAAAAGaaacctgggtgttcttgttcatcagtcactgaaaactaatatgcaggtgcaacaagcaattaagaagacaaatggcatTTTAGCCTTTactacaaggggatttgagtttaagaataaggaaatcttgctgcagttgtatagagccttgatgagaccacccctggagtattgtgtgcattttttgtctccttacccaaggaaggaaaAACTGGCCATAGGGGgcgtgcaatggaggttcaccagactaatcctgaggatggcaggattgtcttctAAGGAACGatgagactgggcctgtatcctgaatgagaggtgatctcattgaagtgtacaaaattcttacaaggcTCAACAGAGTAGATGTAGGGAGGCTGTTTCCCCCGGTTGGGGGTTTAGAATCAGAGAAcaaagtctcagaataagaggtaggccatttaggaccaagatgaggtggaatttcttcagtcagagggtggtaagtctttggaattctctaccccagagatctGTGGAGgatcaatcattgagcatgttaaaagcagaggtcaatagatttctagatactaatgacattaaggaatatggggatagtgcaggaagatggcattgaggtagatgatcagccatgatctagttaaatggctgcgtaggcttgaggggctgaatggcctactcctgcacttaTGTTCTCTTTATGTTATTTCTACAGCTAACATCTTACTCTGTGTTTCCCATTTCTTTCATCTATGCTTTTTTCTAACAATGACCAGCTATACATAACCAGCTCAGTTTCCATTCTAAATACACAGGGCAGACATCATGAAGATGAAATGAAGTGAGCTTAAATACGAGCTCAGGGGTATTCACCTTCTCTTCATCTTTACTGGTCTAGGTTCGGGtggatcatcctcctcctcatctccactGTTCTGACTTTTTCTTGCTGCAGCATCAGTTTTTAATGCTTTGCTGGAAGTTTTAGAAGGATCTGCTGGCACAGTCAATCATAAATTCTTTGGATGAACCATTttaaataactttcaaaagacagGGTTTTTGCTGTTCAGATGGTAACACAGATTACTCTCCTGGTGACACTCGTCCTAACTACATGACTTTAAATGTTGTGGACTACAACTTAAGTTTTTTGGAACTTGTTCATTTTTGAATCCAATCATGACCAGAGACATGCCTGCCATTCTGCTCAACTACTGTGTGCTTGAGCCTTTTTAATTCATATTTGATTGATCAACCTGATTAATATAGAGCACACTGCATTATTACAAAACAGAAACAACTTCATGATGCACAACTTTAAGGGGAGGTTTCACATATCTTTAGTAGAACGACACTACGGCGTCTTCATAAGAGTCAAAAACTAGCTTGCATAAGTTTAATTGATCAGCagcatactttttaaaaataaaatcttttAGTTGTGTGGATTTTGTATCTCTACAGAAACAAACTTGGTTGTACTCTTTTGGACCTAGATAGTTAAACCAAATCCTGACCATTTTATTTGCTGGAGAAACAGTTCCAAAGCAGATGGGACAATATACAGTAGGTATTGCAGAACAGATGGTGAGACACTGCAGATCAATACATCATGGCGACTTTATTAATGAAAGTACTAAGTTTAGCACAATCTAATGTAGATGACGGCTGCCTCAAGTTATAGGACAGTTACACAAATACAGATAAGATAAAGAAACAGCTGCCACGGCCCTTTAGATGTAATCTACAACTATGTGTTGAGATTAATGTTGCTTCTTACAGTTAAAAAGCAAAAATCTGAACCCAGCTCACAAACATTCTTTAAGGATGAAGGTACATGGAAAAAAAGCTCACCTGTCTTTACTGCAACTGAAGGCTCAACTACTCTAATACCATCAGTTGAATACCCATATTAAGTTCTGTTTAGACTTAGACATCCaggaataaaaagaaaaagaatacCGGTATTGACCACTGCAAGAGAAGATGGGAGATTCTAAACTAAACTTCACTTGCCCATCTTCAATCTACCTATAAAATAAAACTTGTTCTAAATCAACTATTCACACTTGCCTGAGTATCGTGAGACAAGGTTGGCAATACTAACCTGACTGAACTGTGgagattcttccactggatgcACATCTTTTATTGTTGCCTCCATCACATGGTTCTTGCTCATCAGAAGCACACTCACAAGAAATTGCAGCATCAGTAGGACTCCAGTAGATATTGTTTTTTACACCTGTTGATTGCTTAGTCTCATTTCCTGAATCAAGTATTATATTATTGATCATACTGACAACCTCTCCATAACTAACCTCATTACACTCAGTTGTACTTTCTCCATTTGATGCATCGACTGATTCTGCCTGCAGCAGAGTCCTGAAATGTTCACCAGCATTATTTTCAGTATTAGTGAAAAAGTCTCCTGTTTCATCTACATTTGCACAAGATAAATCCTTCTCAAGATCACAGTCTTTAGAACAGTCCACAGACCAGCCTTGATCTACCCAATACTGGAACTGTTCATAATACTGCCAATAATGTTCGGTGTAGAACTGTTGCCACTGCTCCTTGGTATCAGGACAGTTCCACGGTGCAGGTGCATCATCTGACCATTTGGGATGCTTGCCTAACCAATTTTCCCAAAGAAGACCCTCACCATACTGATTCCAATATTTTCCCCAGTCCGTTTTTAAATCTAGCTCAGAGGCTGCTGCTCCTTCACATGAATGATTAAGGTCAATACATTCTTCAAAATCTGTTTGCTCCTCGGTCAACCCCAAGGAAGGGGTTGAACAGACATTTAAAAGCTTGCCTGGGCATTCTTCACAAACTTCAGATAGATCTTCAGTGTATTTGTAATTTGATTTTTTCTTTTTGGCTCTTTTCTTTGAAACAATATTTGTCTAGTAAAAGAAAAAGATTACCAAACGTTCATTCATCTTAATTAAGTGCAAATAATGTAAATATAGTCTGTGGCTTAGTTTTGAACTTCAACATTGTACATTTTATGTATAAAGTTATTAAAGCAGTAAATTAATTTTATCATTTTAAGTATTAAATAATTTTGTTTTCGCAAACTGCTGTATAGAAAAATCTTTTGCCTCCGTTGTAATGGTAGATACGGTTCTACTAAAATCCCCTACCCTTTCACTAATTTATTGTTTTATTCACAGGGTTGTGTTAAGATAATAGTAAACAGTTTTGGTGGGAATCTTTTTTGCCACAGGTCTGAAGACAAACAAAATACAAAGATTTTGTTTGAAATACAATGCCACAAATGTCTGATATGAGAAGATCGCCAAAGTTGTCCACAATTTTTCCTCATAGTCCTAATATTCTGGATGGGTATGTGTTTAATAAATTTATTTGGGAATTTAAAACTAGTTTAATACCTAGAATAGTTCTCTCATACAAACTTATGATGTAAATTATAACAAAATGGTCCTTACCACTGGTTGCCTATAGGTCGATGAGCTACCAAACTGGAGAGGTAATCCCATATTTGCCATCAGCTCCGCCTCACTATCCACTTCACTTTCCTCCCGATTTTCTACAGTATTAGGAGTGGGCTCATCATCAGCATTCAAGTCTTCTTCactcttttcttcttcctcttggaTATCTATAAGTAGCAAATAGCAGCTGCAATATTACACATCTTCCAACCAAGTGTGGGAAACAAGCCCATATTAAAATAACATTAGCCCCTTTCAATGTTTCAAAGTCTCTGCATTCGTTTTCAGGGTTGTAATTGTCAGAAGCTGAGGTCCAAAAGCATGATTATTTGAGCAAGGTGTGTGTTGAGAAAACAACAACACATGTTAAACCTGATCGGCTGGATTTTCAGTCAGTAGGAAAACAAGGCCGCTCACCACTGACCTTGAATAAAAAGCTACCCACAGACACGATCTAGCAAACTCTGTGGCAGGAATTTCTCTGTTCCCA from Carcharodon carcharias isolate sCarCar2 chromosome 6, sCarCar2.pri, whole genome shotgun sequence includes the following:
- the tgs1 gene encoding trimethylguanosine synthase isoform X6 — encoded protein: MRNNMCENWSMVAEIFLLLEGFSEETEQIQCFCSRAYVHDRELYRMGLKGTCYDNEDNGGTCYDNEDNGGTCYDNEDNGGTCYDNEDNGDIQEEEEKSEEDLNADDEPTPNTVENREESEVDSEAELMANMGLPLQFGSSSTYRQPVTNIVSKKRAKKKKSNYKYTEDLSEVCEECPGKLLNVCSTPSLGLTEEQTDFEECIDLNHSCEGAAASELDLKTDWGKYWNQYGEGLLWENWLGKHPKWSDDAPAPWNCPDTKEQWQQFYTEHYWQYYEQFQYWVDQGWSVDCSKDCDLEKDLSCANVDETGDFFTNTENNAGEHFRTLLQAESVDASNGESTTECNEVSYGEVVSMINNIILDSGNETKQSTGVKNNIYWSPTDAAISCECASDEQEPCDGGNNKRCASSGRISTVQSADPSKTSSKALKTDAAARKSQNSGDEEEDDPPEPRPVKMKRSHELDAEENPVVTVEDAYSALGFKYHASKNISKFSHGHAHYRNVAELSRRLDMHQPAATKNKHIFFSEEGDVLKFKKSRTLAKVQRFLKEVVPSADSESNGTETQPGMVLSSEEYTSSEQHHSSKAESSTICENSNGGNRDEGTCDDGEFLACVNVPSKLNICNEGNNEQLPEIHDMTAAPTKNCEPYSDRQLVPIDIPDFLLPDADVTERADESQQMKSLRKDKKRRKKKKVFHIPPDIVAVPELTKYWVQRYRLFSRFDEGVKLDQVIAVDIDPVKIDLAQNNARVYGVSEQIEFILGDFMLLASDLKADAVFLSPPWGGPDYVNAKIFDLKTMMSLDGSEIFALSQKITPNIIYFLPRNADIEQVASLAGAGGRVEIEQNFLNNKLKTITAYFGDLIRNE
- the tgs1 gene encoding trimethylguanosine synthase isoform X5, whose protein sequence is MRNNMCENWSMVAEIFLLLEGFSEETEQIQCFCSRAYVHDRELYRMGLKGTCYDNEDNGDIQEEEEKSEEDLNADDEPTPNTVENREESEVDSEAELMANMGLPLQFGSSSTYRQPVTNIVSKKRAKKKKSNYKYTEDLSEVCEECPGKLLNVCSTPSLGLTEEQTDFEECIDLNHSCEGAAASELDLKTDWGKYWNQYGEGLLWENWLGKHPKWSDDAPAPWNCPDTKEQWQQFYTEHYWQYYEQFQYWVDQGWSVDCSKDCDLEKDLSCANVDETGDFFTNTENNAGEHFRTLLQAESVDASNGESTTECNEVSYGEVVSMINNIILDSGNETKQSTGVKNNIYWSPTDAAISCECASDEQEPCDGGNNKRCASSGRISTVQSADPSKTSSKALKTDAAARKSQNSGDEEEDDPPEPRPVKMKRSHELDAEENPVVTVEDAYSALGFKYHASKNISKFSHGHAHYRNVAELSRRLDMHQPAATKNKHIFFSEEGDVLKFKKSRTLAKVQRFLKEVVPSADSESNGTETQPGMVLSSEEYTSSEQHHSSKAESSTICENSNGGNRDEGTCDDGEFLACVNVPSKLNICNEGNNEQLPEIHDMTAAPTKNCEPYSDRQLVPIDIPDFLLPDADVTERADESQQMKSLRKDKKRRKKKKVFHIPPDIVAVPELTKYWVQRYRLFSRFDEGVKLDQEGWFSVTPEKIAEHIANRVMQSFHCDIILDAFCGVGGNSIQFALAGKRVIAVDIDPVKIDLAQNNARVYGVSEQIEFILGDFMLLASDLKADAVFLSPPWGGPDYVNAKIFDLKTMMSLDGSEIFALSQKITPNIIYFLPRNADIEQVASLAGAGGRVEIEQNFLNNKLKTITAYFGDLIRNE